In Phocoenobacter uteri, a single window of DNA contains:
- a CDS encoding DUF5710 domain-containing protein — MGAKWDKSVKSWYISGVVTNEMKKWLPENNPVQQDPALSPREEFSIFMKDMGLVVSGEHPIMDGKLHRVR, encoded by the coding sequence TTGGGTGCTAAGTGGGATAAATCTGTTAAGAGTTGGTATATTTCAGGTGTTGTAACTAATGAAATGAAGAAGTGGTTGCCAGAAAATAACCCTGTGCAACAAGATCCTGCATTATCTCCAAGAGAAGAGTTTTCTATTTTTATGAAGGATATGGGATTAGTTGTATCTGGCGAACATCCAATTATGGATGGTAAATTACATAGAGTTAGA